The following proteins come from a genomic window of Trinickia caryophylli:
- the tssF gene encoding type VI secretion system baseplate subunit TssF — MKLTDTTLSDYFNAELAALRQDAAVFAHSYPAAAGALGMSQGRSTDPHVELLMQSFAFLAGRLRYQLDLGQASLPNALTDHLYPHLCAPVPSMTVAALDVKPDGANFSRRQVLQRGRLLTARAHDAAGRPVSCRFTTCYETPLVPLAVESIQLLAPNHASLHDDWRDPNLRSVLSVRLRSSGNGALRELRLDTLRFYLNCEPNELHIFYEMLKIGLAKIVAQPLDSEGRALGAPQELPTGAIRWCGFDEDEAMLQASANTHPGYRLLQEYFAFPEKFLFFDVRGLAFDAGTNAFDLMFVGTQPLDVIKSLPPDRLLLNCVPLINLYPQRIESIALDHTRYEYRLEGDASNHRYCEIYTLTELYSSRPGESPRTLAPYFSMDDFQRLRAQDYFYMTRREEAQLGDVQGTEVYVSFVDATFSLARPADETLSGAALCTNRDLPDQIRVGAVLRLEGAGPIAGAWVASPVTSHQTPRLIGARPWALAAQLALNRLSLAEGPDPLAALKDLLKQHIGTRGQTGFKQIDGIRAMSTARIVVPRGPDAWRGFIDGIRVDLALDRASFAETSAILFGDVLLHFFALYGAVNSAVTLRVSVNDTKGILHEWPPIAGAQPLL; from the coding sequence ATGAAGCTCACGGACACGACGCTCTCCGATTACTTCAACGCCGAGCTTGCGGCGCTGCGGCAGGATGCGGCCGTTTTCGCGCACAGCTATCCGGCGGCGGCCGGCGCGCTGGGCATGAGCCAGGGGCGTTCGACCGATCCGCACGTCGAACTGCTCATGCAGTCGTTCGCATTTCTGGCTGGGCGGCTGCGCTATCAGCTCGATCTGGGGCAGGCGTCGCTTCCGAATGCGCTGACCGATCATCTCTATCCGCATCTTTGCGCGCCCGTTCCGTCGATGACGGTGGCCGCGCTCGACGTGAAGCCGGACGGCGCGAATTTTTCGCGCAGGCAGGTGCTCCAGCGCGGGCGTCTCCTCACGGCGCGCGCGCACGATGCGGCGGGCAGGCCCGTCAGTTGCCGCTTCACCACCTGCTATGAGACGCCGCTCGTGCCGCTCGCGGTCGAATCCATTCAGCTCCTCGCACCGAATCATGCTTCGCTGCACGACGATTGGCGCGACCCGAACCTGCGCTCGGTGCTGAGCGTGAGGCTGCGCAGCAGCGGCAATGGCGCGTTGCGAGAACTACGCCTCGATACGCTGCGTTTTTATCTGAACTGCGAGCCGAACGAGCTGCATATCTTCTATGAAATGTTGAAGATCGGGCTCGCGAAGATCGTCGCGCAGCCGCTCGACAGCGAAGGGCGCGCACTGGGCGCGCCGCAGGAGCTGCCGACCGGCGCGATCAGATGGTGCGGCTTCGACGAGGACGAAGCGATGCTGCAGGCGAGCGCCAATACCCACCCGGGGTATCGACTGCTGCAGGAGTACTTCGCCTTTCCGGAGAAGTTTCTGTTCTTCGACGTGCGCGGTCTCGCATTCGATGCCGGCACGAACGCGTTCGATCTGATGTTCGTCGGTACGCAGCCGCTCGACGTCATCAAGTCGTTGCCGCCGGACCGGTTGCTGCTCAATTGCGTGCCGCTCATCAATCTGTATCCGCAGCGGATCGAATCCATCGCGCTCGATCACACCCGCTACGAATACCGGCTCGAGGGCGATGCCTCGAACCATCGGTACTGCGAGATCTATACGCTCACGGAGCTTTATTCGTCGCGGCCCGGAGAATCGCCGCGTACGCTTGCGCCGTATTTTTCGATGGACGACTTCCAGCGGCTGCGCGCGCAGGACTACTTCTACATGACGCGACGCGAAGAAGCGCAACTCGGAGACGTACAGGGCACGGAGGTCTACGTGTCGTTCGTCGACGCAACGTTCTCGCTTGCGCGGCCCGCCGATGAAACGCTCAGCGGCGCGGCGCTGTGCACGAATCGCGACCTGCCCGATCAGATTCGCGTGGGCGCGGTGCTCCGGCTCGAGGGCGCCGGCCCCATTGCGGGCGCATGGGTTGCGAGCCCCGTCACGTCGCATCAGACGCCGCGCTTGATCGGCGCACGGCCATGGGCGCTCGCGGCCCAGCTTGCGCTGAATCGCCTGTCGCTCGCGGAGGGGCCCGATCCGCTCGCGGCACTCAAGGATCTGCTCAAGCAGCATATCGGCACGCGCGGGCAGACGGGTTTCAAGCAAATCGACGGCATTCGCGCAATGAGCACGGCGCGCATCGTGGTGCCGCGCGGCCCGGACGCGTGGCGCGGGTTCATCGACGGCATTCGCGTGGACCTCGCACTCGATCGCGCCAGCTTCGCCGAGACGAGTGCGATTCTTTTCGGAGACGTCCTGCTGCATTTCTTCGCGCTCTATGGAGCGGTCAATTCCGCTGTGACGCTGCGCGTCAGCGTCAATGACACCAAAGGAATTCTTCACGAATGGCCACCGATCGCCGGGGCTCAGCCGCTTCTATAG